Genomic window (Saccharomyces eubayanus strain FM1318 chromosome XVI, whole genome shotgun sequence):
TCCATTGTTATTGTATTGTGGTTGAGGTTGAGCATTATAATTATTGGCGGGTGCAGCCATTCCGGTACTACTTCCCGGGATTTGCACACCTTGCAACTCAAGTACCAACACTCCAGAGTTgcccttttccaaatggtTCCTGATACCATGTTTAGCACAATATTCTTCAATCGACGGCTTGAGCTTAGCGATCCCGTTTTGCGAATGCAACCCTTTCCCAACAATGACGTTCAGTTGTGGTTCATTGTGGTCGGTAGCGaatttgattcttttttgaagaataaataGGGCTTCCTTGACGTATAGCCCATGCAAATCAATCTCGTTGCTAGAAGAGTCGGCGTTGTTTTCCACAAACACATATTCGGCTGCTTGCATGTTGTAATCCTCTGCAACTTTCAGTTGCGCCTTACTCTTCTCGCTTAGCTCATGAGCCGACTTCTTATCACCCTGTTGGTAAGCAGTTTGCGATTCATGACTTAACTGGTCTCTTTTCTTATATGCGTCGTCAGCTAGCTTTCTCAATCTTTGGTACTCTTGGTCAGTACTATGATTATAGTCCCTGACTGGGTGCTGTGCCCCGACAGCCACACCACCTGCTCCGTTCATATTTCAGTTACGCTGCTGTAACTTTTTGCTCCACTGATCATCACAGAAACGTGgttgcttttttcttatttttctcGAAGGGCTTGTTACTTTTTCATTAAGCCGTTTTATGCGGAGGCTATTTTTATCGattaatatattttttggacgtggagaaaaaaaccgCTTGTAAAATCCGTACATTTCCTTCAACCCACTCTCACCCTACTTTGgattcattttcttttttttttgggaatTGACCAGAGAGTCGCCATTTTTAAAAATCACATACCCATTTGGGAATTCATATATAAAGtgaaatatttcatcattattcTTTGAGAACACACTATTGTTAATCATATAGAATTACTTTTGGATACGCCTAACTTAAACCAAACCACAGGTCTCACCAAAATTACAATGTCTTCTCAGTATGTCAGAAACTTTTAACGTGGCCCATTGGGTAAC
Coding sequences:
- a CDS encoding Smr domain-containing protein; its protein translation is MNGAGGVAVGAQHPVRDYNHSTDQEYQRLRKLADDAYKKRDQLSHESQTAYQQGDKKSAHELSEKSKAQLKVAEDYNMQAAEYVFVENNADSSSNEIDLHGLYVKEALFILQKRIKFATDHNEPQLNVIVGKGLHSQNGIAKLKPSIEEYCAKHGIRNHLEKGNSGVLVLELQGVQIPGSSTGMAAPANNYNAQPQPQYNNNGGQPQGQANNNNNNNNKDSTLASIFKIFCSCIQSLT